In a single window of the Acinetobacter tibetensis genome:
- the mreD gene encoding rod shape-determining protein MreD, with protein MPIAKLRQEKRQDPLFPIIFSVIVASVLMVYPLAYAVSGWRPLFMMMVMLFWVLCQPTWCGVWFAFGTGIFVDLLMDAPLGLNALCFVVISFVTRFLIRERRVLTFANLWVIAALAILAYLFMMWVAQIMGGIQFPFARHWQPLLTSVLLWPLVYSVLKKWRI; from the coding sequence ATGCCAATCGCTAAGTTACGTCAAGAAAAACGTCAAGATCCGTTATTCCCAATCATCTTTTCAGTGATTGTTGCTTCTGTGCTGATGGTTTATCCATTGGCATATGCGGTTTCGGGCTGGCGTCCATTGTTTATGATGATGGTGATGCTGTTTTGGGTGCTGTGTCAGCCAACATGGTGTGGTGTCTGGTTTGCCTTCGGTACTGGTATTTTTGTTGATTTGTTGATGGATGCACCACTGGGCTTGAATGCCTTATGTTTTGTGGTGATTAGTTTTGTTACGCGTTTTTTGATTCGTGAACGCCGTGTACTGACTTTTGCCAACCTGTGGGTTATTGCAGCGCTGGCAATTCTAGCCTACCTATTTATGATGTGGGTGGCACAAATTATGGGGGGCATTCAGTTTCCCTTTGCCCGACATTGGCAACCATTACTCACCAGTGTTTTGCTATGGCCATTGGTTTATTCTGTACTGAAAAAATGGCGCATCTAG
- a CDS encoding Maf family nucleotide pyrophosphatase, whose amino-acid sequence MAHLVLASSSPRRRELLQQLGLEFLIYSPEIDESAFENETAADYVQRLACEKASVVQQKFPNAIIVAADTSLSVDGEILGKPESKDHAFQMWAKISGRKHDVFSGVCVRTSAQISSIVVRTQVEFQVLSLKDMEDYWATGEPEGKAGAYAIQGLASRYIPRIEGSYTNVVGLPLHETVELFKAIKLLN is encoded by the coding sequence ATGGCGCATCTAGTTCTTGCCTCTAGTTCTCCCAGACGTCGTGAGCTGCTTCAGCAGCTCGGTCTAGAGTTCCTAATTTATAGTCCTGAGATTGATGAATCTGCGTTTGAGAATGAAACAGCAGCAGATTATGTCCAGCGTTTGGCTTGTGAAAAAGCGTCGGTAGTACAACAAAAATTTCCAAATGCCATCATTGTTGCTGCAGACACCAGTTTAAGTGTTGATGGTGAAATTTTGGGCAAGCCAGAATCAAAAGACCATGCATTTCAAATGTGGGCAAAAATCTCGGGCAGAAAGCATGATGTATTTTCTGGGGTGTGTGTACGTACATCAGCGCAAATTTCAAGTATAGTGGTGCGTACCCAAGTCGAATTTCAAGTGCTGAGCCTGAAAGACATGGAAGACTATTGGGCAACAGGGGAACCTGAAGGGAAAGCCGGAGCTTACGCCATACAAGGGCTTGCTTCGCGTTATATTCCCCGTATTGAAGGCAGTTATACCAATGTAGTTGGTTTGCCGTTACATGAGACAGTCGAGTTATTCAAAGCCATTAAGCTATTAAATTAA